In the Anaerostipes caccae L1-92 genome, CATGGCAAAAATCTCGTCGGTGACTCCAAATGCCATCAAAAATCTGTTCCAAAGTTTTGTCCTTGATTCAAGCTTCTGTCCAATCGCAATAGACATAATAGAATATCTTAGGTTGATGATAACCTGAGACAGAACCAGCTCGATCAGAGATCCTCCTGCGGTAATGGAAATCAGTCCTGCAAACTGGCCCGCTGATGTAAGGCATGTGGCAGAGATCAGCGTTACCGCCCAGACAGGAACACCCTTGGCACTCCCGGCGATTCCAAAAGCAAAAGAAACTGCCAGATACGCAAGCGCTATCGGAATGGAATCCAAAGCTCCCCGGCGAAAGCTGTTCTCTACTTTCATTTTCTTCTCCTGTCGCTATTACATTAATTGTTCTTCTTCTATAATATAGGGGGTTTCAACTCCCTCCTGAAGCGAACTTATATAATAGAATACCATATTTTAATATAGATTGAAAATAGTTTTTTCATTGAATATGTGATTCTCTGGGCCTTTTTGCTGTTTTAACAAGAATTATGACAATATTTTAAAATCTTCAGATCAAAGAAAACAGGGTCGCTTCGTCTCCCATGTCACTCACTACTTCAAAGGCCTTTAAACTTTGCACGCCGAATGCTGATTGGCGAAACCGGATACTCCCGTTCCATGATCTTCCATTAATGATTACGCTGTTGTTTCAGACAGAAAAATATATTATAATAGCAGAAAGAGAATAAAAAAGGAAAAGGGGAGTCCATATGAATCGAAAAACACTTCTGTGCTTTGGCCTGTCAGCATTGATGCTTGCCTCAAGCATCCATCCTGCTTCTGCCATCAGCGCGGGGACAAAATTTAAAGTACAATATACACACAACAAAAAAACCTACACAAAGAAAGCTCTGAACGCAAGATATAATAACACAGTCATTAAAACAAACATGCCCGGCTTTCTGGACGGATCTACTTCTATGTATTCTGCCTACTGGATTTTTGGCAGGTGCAAATCTCTTGGTACTTCATATAAATATACAAGCAAAACGAAAAAAATTACTCTGAAAAGAGGCAGCAAGACGGTTGTCATGACTTTGAACAGCAAGAAAGCTACTTTAAACGGTAAATCATTCACTCTTCCGGCTGCCCCCAGAAAAGTCCGTTATGTGAAAAAAAAGAAAAACTATATCATGGTACCCGGACAGACTGTGGCCGGAAAGCTGGGCATCTCATACACCTGGAACAACCGGCTCTTGTCCGGAGTGATGAAGGCATCTTCTTCGTCTTCTCCCTCATCCGGAACACCATCCGCCCAAGCACCGTCTGCCTCACAGACCACGGCACCGAAGACAAAAATAACCGCAGGCAGCGGCAATTATTCCATACGTTTAAAAAAACCGTCGGGCCTGTCATCCTCAGCAGTTACTTCAGAAGATGATTATTGGAACAAACGGCTTATCTTAAATATCAACGGCAATTATAAAACCCATTTTTCCTCTTCTGCCAACCGGAATATAAAAGACAGCCTGACCTATTCTGTATCTTACACAGGAGGAAAGACCAAGATCTACCTGAAGACAAGCTCTATCAAAGGATTCAGCATTACACAGGATTCTAATTATATCTATGTGAAATATGCTGCCCCGAAATCTATGTTCTCAAGGGTTATTGTCGTAGATGCCGGACATGGTGGCAGCGATCCGGGAGCCATTGGAAACGGTCTTCAGGAAAAAAACATGACACTCTCCATCGTACAGAAAACGAAATATTACTTTGATCGGAATGCCAATTATAAAGTCTACTATACGAGACTGTCTGACTGGTATCCGTCTCTTTCGGAGAGGTATCAGATGGCAAACAACGTAGGTGCAGACCGCTTTGTCAGTGTTCATATCAACGATGTAGGCAAAATCAGTTATTCAGCAAAAGGTACCGAAACACTCTATAACCCAAAAGGCGGAAAAGCTCCTTCCCCGTACAGCAGTCTGACCGGCAAAGCCCTGGCCAGTGATGTACATAAGAAAATCAGAAGTGCCACCGGTTTTACAGACCGCGGTTTAAAGCAAAGAGTCCCCGGAGTAAACGGAGTCGCTGTCCTGACTTATTCCAAAACTGCGGCAACTCTCGGAGAAGTAGGGTTCATATCCAACCCTACGGAGGCGTCCTCCATGAAAAACAATTATACAAAGATCGGAAAGGCATTTTATGATGGAATCCTGGCTTCCTTTTAGTATTACTGAATGACGACGATCGTAGCCTCATCCGGAATCCCATGATATTTCTTTTGGAGAGTCCTCCAAAAAGCAAAATATTATGGGATTTTTTATATGATTATTGCATTTTTATTACGATTATGTTACAATTTACGCGAAAGGACGGGAAAGTATGAATAATTTAAAAAAATCTATCGCTTATTTATCAATTATGATGCTGACAGCAGCTACGATCCCTGCATCCACCGTAAACGCAGCCTCTGTACCAAAAGCAGGCAAGTATTATACACTAAAGATTGCAGGAAAAAAGCAGAAAAAGAAATGCCGAAATGTAAAAGTCAACGGCAAAACAGTAAAAACCTATGCCCCCGGATTCTCCCGGGCCAACACTTCTATGTATTCAGCATACTGGCTATTTAAAAAACAGAAAAGCTTAGGGGTGTCTTACAGCTATTCGTCTAAAACAAAAAAAGTTACGCTGAAACGTGGAAGTAAATCTGTTGTCATGACACTCGACAGCATGTATGCCTATGTAAACGGGAAAAAGACAAAGATGCCTACTCCGGCAAGGAAAGTATATTCTTACGCAAAGAAAAAGAATTATATCTATGTGCCAGGGGCGTTCTGTGCAAAGAACTTAGGCCACAGTTACAAATGGAGCGGTTCACAGAAAAGCGGCCTGATAACAACGAAGAAACTGCCTTCCACTAATACAGGGGGCAGTTCAAATTCAGGAGCCTCCTCTTCCTCTGGTACTTCAAGTATCACTCCCGGGACAAGGATCACTGCTTCTGCATCTAACTACAGTGTGAGGATAAAAAAGCCAAAAGGGCTTGCGTCATCTGCCATCTCAACCTCGGACGATTACGATAACCGCAGGCTGATCATTAAGGTAAAGGGCAACTATAAGACACACTTTAGCTCCAGTTCCAACCGCTACATAAAAACGGACAAGTACTTCCGTTCCTATACGGTCACATACAGCGGCGGCTATACGAATATCTATATCCGTCCGAGAAAAGACGTGATAAAGGCTTATGCAGTCTCACAGACGTCCGACTATATCTATATAAAGTATGATTCACCGAAGAAGATATATAACCGTATCGTCGTGTTGGATGCGGGCCACGGAGGATCTGATTCCGGAGCTACCGGAAACGGGCTCAGGGAAAAGGATCTGACACTTAAAATCGTCAAGTCTGCCAAATCATACTTTGACAAGAATTCCGGATATAAAGTCTACTACACACGGCTGTCCGACTGGTACCCATCTTTGTCATACCGCTCAGATCTGGCAAACAATGTAGGGGCTGACCGTTTTATCAGTGTCCACATAAACTCAGCGACTCCTTCCGCCCACGGGACGGAGACTCTCTATAACTCCAAAGGTTATAAGTCAACCTCAGGTCTTACCAGCTACAACTGGTCAAACAAGATTCATGGATATGTACGGCCTGCCACAGGCTTTACGAACCGTGGACTTAAAAACAGGACTGGACTGGCTGTCCTGAGAAATACAAAGACTGCTTCCAGCCTTACAGAAATCGGCTTCATCTCTAACAAGACAGAAGCAAAAAAAATGAAAAGCAATACTGGTACTTATGGAAAAGCCGTGTACAACGCTATCGTAAACTCTTTTTCTACATATCCGAGCAAACGATAAGAAATTTATCTGTTACAGGAGGCCGGAACAACTCAATGCCGAGTTGTTCCGGCCTTTTATTCAGCTTCCAAAGTAATTCATAATCTTATACTCATCACAGAATCATTTGTAATATGGGACAACCAGGTACATACCTTCTTTGATCTCCCCGTCATAGATATGGTTGGTCTCGCATACTTCTTCCACATACTCACCAATAGAACTGTATTCCTCCGATATACGGCTTTTTGCTATACTCCAAAGACTGTCCCCTTTTTTAATCCGGATACTGGTAAAATACTTCTCTCTGCCGTCGGCAGCCCCCGCCACCTGCCGGCTCTCCGCCACAACAGCACCGGCGATACCCAAAATCGTAACAATAAATAAGACTGTGATCAAAACTTTTATCTTCAGTGTTTTCATAACGCATCCTCCTATCGAACATTTGTTTATAGTTCTATTATAACGAACGCGCGTTCGTTTGTCAATGTCTTTCCGAAAATTTGTTCGGGAACACTTGTTTCAATCTGTAATATATGGTAAGATAATAACAAGAAAATAAAGGAGGCACATTATGAGCAAACAAAAGCTGAGCCCAAAACAAGAACAAATCTTAGAATATATAAAATCTCAGATACTGGAAAAGGGATATCCGCCCGCAGTCCGTGAGATTTGTGCCGCTGTCAGTCTGAAGTCCACATCTTCCGTTCATTCCCATCTGGAGTCTTTAGAGAGCAAGGGCTATATTCGAAGAGATCCGACGAAGCCAAGAGCCATTGAGATCATAGACGATGACTTCCAGCTCACGAGACGCGAGGTAGTGAACATTCCTATAGTGGGAACCGTCACTGCAGGAGAGCCGATCATCGCTACTGAGAACGTTGAAGACTACTTTCCCATGCTTCCTGAGTTTATTGGCTCCAAAAACACCTTTATTCTCCATGTGAAAGGCGACAGCATGATCAACATCGGCATCTATGACGGTGACATGGTGATCGTCGAGGAAACTCCTTCCGCTGAGAATAACGATATCGTCGTAGCCCTCATAGAAGATTCCGCCACCGTCAAACGATTCTTCAAGGAAGACGGGCATTACCGCCTTCAGCCGGAAAACGATTTTATGGACCCGATCATTGTAGATGAAGTTTCTATATTAGGAAAGGTTATCGGCCTTTACCGCAGCATGTCATGATCCGACAGTTATACATTACGCAGTCTTACATACAAAAAAGAAGAAAAGCCGCATTCAGCTTTTCTTCTTTTTCATTATCTAAAGTTTTCTTCTCTTTCTATACAGCAGCGCCATTATAACAATACTTATTCCCATACGCCCTGCACTATTAAAAGTCATAGAATCTTCTGTTTTCGGCAGAAATTTTGATTTTTTGCTGCTGTTATTCGTAACACTCAGTGACCCTCCCACATCTGCGGACTCCTTCCACCCCGCGTACAAGACCCTGTTTTCTGTGATGATATCCTCATTAAAATTCCATTTATCTTTACATTCCTTTTGTTTATACCAGCCTGTAAACGAAAAACCTTTTCTGTTCGGAGTATGCGGAGCCTGAATGTGATCACCATATTTAATATTTTTTATACTCGGCACGCTGCTGCCGCCCCGGCTGTCAAACACTACCTCGTACCGTTCTTCTTTTGGTGTCTGTATTTGCGGATCCTTCCCTGAAATTCCACTGTCCTTATAGGCGATCGCATAGACAGAGTATTGATCACTGTCCACTGTAACTGTAGCGTCGCTGTCGTCCTGATCCGTCAGCAGTTCTGCTGTTATCTTTCCGTCCGCCTTATGTGCTCTTATGATAAAAAATTCTCTTTCGGCTCCTGACTGAGGAGCTCTGATTTCTTCCGGTATATCAAATACAATACGGATTGGAGAACGCAAGACTGACAGGTCCTCTATCGTTTTTTTATTATTTTCCACAACGGTCTTTATTACTCGGATATCCATATTTTTATATATAGTGGCTCCGTGAAGCTGTCCCTCTATCGCTTTTGCTTCTCCCCGATCCGGTCTCGTATCTGCGGCCACTACTTCAATTTTAAAGCTTCTGTCATTTTGATAAAGCTTCTGTACATCCGCGGAAGTCATATTATCCAGAAGCAGAGACTGATCGTTCAGCTGCAGGTTGCCGCTCACTTCGGTCTGCACCTGGGGCAGGCTTAAAATTGCTTCTCTCAGCTTTTTCTTCGATGCCTCCGGAACTTCTTCCTGTGATGTTTCCGGCAGAGCATCAAAATGCTGTTTCGCATCCAGAATCGAAATTTTTTCTTCCTCATTCAAAGGCTTTCCGCTGGCAGCCTGCGGCAGCTGATCTGCAATCTTCTTCATATCTGCCGCTGACAGTGGAGCAAATACTGCACTGATCTCATAGTCTGACTGAATATTATGAAGCGTATAAACATCATTTTCAATCTCTCCGGTTACATCTCGGCCATTCATGCTGACAGATTTAAGCCGATAACCCGCATCCGGTTTAATTCGAAACTCAGTCAGGCTTCCCTGCGCAGTCTC is a window encoding:
- a CDS encoding LysM peptidoglycan-binding domain-containing protein translates to MKTLKIKVLITVLFIVTILGIAGAVVAESRQVAGAADGREKYFTSIRIKKGDSLWSIAKSRISEEYSSIGEYVEEVCETNHIYDGEIKEGMYLVVPYYK
- the lexA gene encoding transcriptional repressor LexA, yielding MSKQKLSPKQEQILEYIKSQILEKGYPPAVREICAAVSLKSTSSVHSHLESLESKGYIRRDPTKPRAIEIIDDDFQLTRREVVNIPIVGTVTAGEPIIATENVEDYFPMLPEFIGSKNTFILHVKGDSMINIGIYDGDMVIVEETPSAENNDIVVALIEDSATVKRFFKEDGHYRLQPENDFMDPIIVDEVSILGKVIGLYRSMS
- a CDS encoding N-acetylmuramoyl-L-alanine amidase, which translates into the protein MNNLKKSIAYLSIMMLTAATIPASTVNAASVPKAGKYYTLKIAGKKQKKKCRNVKVNGKTVKTYAPGFSRANTSMYSAYWLFKKQKSLGVSYSYSSKTKKVTLKRGSKSVVMTLDSMYAYVNGKKTKMPTPARKVYSYAKKKNYIYVPGAFCAKNLGHSYKWSGSQKSGLITTKKLPSTNTGGSSNSGASSSSGTSSITPGTRITASASNYSVRIKKPKGLASSAISTSDDYDNRRLIIKVKGNYKTHFSSSSNRYIKTDKYFRSYTVTYSGGYTNIYIRPRKDVIKAYAVSQTSDYIYIKYDSPKKIYNRIVVLDAGHGGSDSGATGNGLREKDLTLKIVKSAKSYFDKNSGYKVYYTRLSDWYPSLSYRSDLANNVGADRFISVHINSATPSAHGTETLYNSKGYKSTSGLTSYNWSNKIHGYVRPATGFTNRGLKNRTGLAVLRNTKTASSLTEIGFISNKTEAKKMKSNTGTYGKAVYNAIVNSFSTYPSKR
- a CDS encoding InlB B-repeat-containing protein; its protein translation is MAKPIGKAKTGDVVFYYTWSWGTITSSSAVLKGFDENTYNVTDVREPRFPISCGVRVQACLVNGTKATPFYTVDHDFTVHLRQAEPEVNPVYPKGMTNISEGMPQITLSKGDTKGTISWDKDQIFEVGKKEYRWTFVPDKNTDGNYNYASKSGTAVLNLVDGKVFKATVHQAEHGHITPEGEFETAQGSLTEFRIKPDAGYRLKSVSMNGRDVTGEIENDVYTLHNIQSDYEISAVFAPLSAADMKKIADQLPQAASGKPLNEEEKISILDAKQHFDALPETSQEEVPEASKKKLREAILSLPQVQTEVSGNLQLNDQSLLLDNMTSADVQKLYQNDRSFKIEVVAADTRPDRGEAKAIEGQLHGATIYKNMDIRVIKTVVENNKKTIEDLSVLRSPIRIVFDIPEEIRAPQSGAEREFFIIRAHKADGKITAELLTDQDDSDATVTVDSDQYSVYAIAYKDSGISGKDPQIQTPKEERYEVVFDSRGGSSVPSIKNIKYGDHIQAPHTPNRKGFSFTGWYKQKECKDKWNFNEDIITENRVLYAGWKESADVGGSLSVTNNSSKKSKFLPKTEDSMTFNSAGRMGISIVIMALLYRKRRKL
- a CDS encoding N-acetylmuramoyl-L-alanine amidase translates to MNRKTLLCFGLSALMLASSIHPASAISAGTKFKVQYTHNKKTYTKKALNARYNNTVIKTNMPGFLDGSTSMYSAYWIFGRCKSLGTSYKYTSKTKKITLKRGSKTVVMTLNSKKATLNGKSFTLPAAPRKVRYVKKKKNYIMVPGQTVAGKLGISYTWNNRLLSGVMKASSSSSPSSGTPSAQAPSASQTTAPKTKITAGSGNYSIRLKKPSGLSSSAVTSEDDYWNKRLILNINGNYKTHFSSSANRNIKDSLTYSVSYTGGKTKIYLKTSSIKGFSITQDSNYIYVKYAAPKSMFSRVIVVDAGHGGSDPGAIGNGLQEKNMTLSIVQKTKYYFDRNANYKVYYTRLSDWYPSLSERYQMANNVGADRFVSVHINDVGKISYSAKGTETLYNPKGGKAPSPYSSLTGKALASDVHKKIRSATGFTDRGLKQRVPGVNGVAVLTYSKTAATLGEVGFISNPTEASSMKNNYTKIGKAFYDGILASF